In the Malania oleifera isolate guangnan ecotype guangnan chromosome 1, ASM2987363v1, whole genome shotgun sequence genome, one interval contains:
- the LOC131143464 gene encoding uncharacterized protein LOC131143464 produces MAKNRNKKKRNGVVPMDVTDQIISDIPQAMETSESVPSVAAAGAPNRKMKKGVQMKRSKSARKMKAIAKAISKNEQSREKVLKKDSKKLGTQSAKMLYD; encoded by the exons ATGGCGAAAAACAGAAACAAGAAGAAGAGAAATGGCGTCGTGCCCATGGACGTCACTGACCAGATAATCTCAGATATTCCCCAAG CTATGGAAACGTCCGAGTCTGTGCCCTCTGTCGCAGCCGCAGGTGCTCCCAATAG AAAAATGAAGAAGGGAGTACAGATGAAGAGATCGAAGAGTGCCCGCAAGATGAAAGCCATAGCAAAAGCCATATCTAAAAATGAGCAGTCTCGGGAGAAAGTTTTGAAGAAGGACAGCAAAAAATTGGGAACTCAATCTGCCAAAATGCTGTACGACTGA